The following proteins are encoded in a genomic region of Chloracidobacterium sp.:
- a CDS encoding response regulator, which produces MSNGIHICNSGASGPSGWEIVDTDAKLQDGPVPPDSFWLVNIHLNWGGRFLSSDYGFDVANIIRTKLKSTAPIIFYSPIKASYFERRSEKKLKYKILFGRGSGFIESPFTQSDLDEVIKNTPPLTPSALHDVVTMLADVKGMVLDKLNHNLKFGNDPLPYFNEVEPFLSQIQKTLVEFDNYRDKLVKARSENNETEFREIKEAFLGLCAASLTEQGQSAAPMTAKKHKILLVEDNENQLKEAVDFLNKSFEVVAESDAQNAIDILDADTGNEILAVICDWRLYKDGSEYWQKYQGYEILDHASKNGFRALFALTSQADFVVHQIRNATDFRFQLVKKQNVENDQQKALFADMIATGCADALTILSERPNSASWTNEDNGVSYQKLYLQTKHSLEAAAFFASVASKADEVWAYVTEQSKNNYRDITDIRDRFGLKMSKKHKQLFPVLVLRLVWFAMWTTLSDTERDDTRVFVRMYKILCTGNYSGTTIEYHKNNANQEVSRMCLTREDVQGGVMLPHERAWLLKHGLLK; this is translated from the coding sequence ATGTCTAATGGTATTCACATTTGTAATTCAGGAGCGTCTGGGCCATCCGGTTGGGAAATTGTCGACACCGACGCGAAATTGCAGGATGGTCCTGTGCCCCCAGATTCTTTTTGGTTGGTCAATATTCACTTAAACTGGGGAGGTCGTTTCTTATCGAGCGACTACGGGTTTGATGTGGCCAACATCATTAGAACAAAGTTGAAATCAACTGCACCTATTATTTTCTACAGCCCAATTAAAGCAAGTTACTTTGAAAGGAGAAGCGAAAAGAAACTCAAATACAAAATACTTTTTGGCAGAGGCTCTGGATTCATAGAGTCTCCGTTTACACAATCCGACCTGGATGAAGTCATTAAGAATACGCCTCCTCTAACTCCATCTGCATTGCATGATGTGGTGACCATGCTTGCTGATGTTAAGGGAATGGTGCTTGACAAACTTAATCACAATCTCAAATTTGGAAACGATCCATTGCCTTACTTCAATGAAGTCGAACCGTTTCTAAGCCAGATACAGAAGACGCTCGTTGAGTTTGATAATTATCGCGACAAGCTTGTGAAAGCCCGTTCAGAAAATAACGAAACTGAATTCCGGGAAATCAAAGAAGCATTTTTGGGGCTTTGCGCCGCATCTCTTACAGAGCAAGGACAATCTGCTGCTCCGATGACTGCCAAGAAACATAAGATACTTCTTGTCGAAGACAATGAGAACCAGCTTAAGGAAGCGGTTGATTTTTTGAACAAGAGTTTTGAAGTAGTTGCTGAAAGCGACGCCCAGAATGCAATTGATATACTGGATGCAGATACAGGTAATGAGATACTTGCGGTTATTTGCGATTGGCGGCTCTACAAAGACGGTTCAGAATACTGGCAAAAATATCAAGGGTACGAGATCTTGGATCATGCCTCAAAGAATGGATTCAGAGCGCTTTTTGCACTCACATCGCAGGCTGACTTTGTAGTTCATCAGATAAGAAACGCAACCGATTTTCGTTTTCAATTAGTAAAAAAACAGAACGTCGAGAATGATCAGCAAAAAGCACTTTTTGCCGATATGATCGCAACTGGTTGTGCCGATGCTCTGACCATTCTCTCAGAGAGGCCAAACTCGGCGTCATGGACAAATGAAGACAACGGAGTTTCTTACCAGAAGTTGTATCTCCAAACCAAACACAGCTTAGAAGCAGCCGCATTTTTTGCGTCAGTCGCATCAAAGGCCGACGAAGTTTGGGCTTATGTAACCGAGCAAAGTAAGAACAACTATAGGGACATTACTGATATCCGTGATCGGTTCGGGTTAAAGATGTCCAAGAAACATAAGCAGCTTTTTCCTGTACTTGTACTCAGATTGGTATGGTTCGCAATGTGGACAACTTTGAGCGATACGGAAAGGGATGATACGCGTGTGTTTGTGAGGATGTACAAGATACTTTGCACGGGCAATTATTCCGGAACCACGATCGAATACCACAAGAACAATGCTAATCAGGAAGTAAGCCGAATGTGCTTAACCCGAGAAGATGTTCAGGGCGGCGTAATGCTTCCCCACGAACGAGCCTGGCTGCTGAAACACGGATTGTTAAAGTAG
- a CDS encoding IS256 family transposase — protein sequence MTIDNELIDNLLKDYKKPEDLIGEDGLLKQLTKRLLERAMAAELTEHVGYEKHEASGRGSGNSRNGTSRKTLKGNFGTVPIEVPRDRAGTFEPQIVGKHQTRFTGFDEKIISLYARGMSTREIQQHIEEIYQVEVSPTLVSTVTDAVIDEVKAWQNRQLDEVYPILYLDALQFKVRDQGHVRNKAVYLAIGVNMDGLKEVLGMWIAQSEGAKFWLSVVTELKNRGVNDIIIACVDGLKGFPEAIETVFPKAEVQLCIVHMVRHSLNYVGWKERKEVARDLKTIYSSATDAEAEQRLDEFADKWDARFPTISRSWRSNWTRIIPFFAYPPEIRRVIYTTNAIESLNMTLRKVTKARGSFPNDEAVQKLLYLALRNITKKWTMPIRDWKAALSRFAIVYEDRLPQS from the coding sequence ATGACCATAGACAACGAGCTGATTGACAATTTATTGAAGGACTATAAGAAGCCGGAGGATCTGATCGGGGAGGACGGATTGCTGAAGCAGTTGACGAAGCGGCTGCTGGAGCGAGCGATGGCGGCAGAGCTGACCGAGCACGTGGGATACGAAAAGCATGAGGCGTCGGGCAGAGGCAGCGGCAATTCGCGCAACGGGACATCGAGAAAGACGCTGAAAGGCAACTTTGGCACAGTACCGATCGAGGTGCCGCGTGACCGGGCGGGGACGTTCGAGCCGCAGATCGTCGGCAAGCATCAGACGCGATTCACGGGTTTTGACGAGAAGATCATATCGCTTTACGCACGTGGGATGTCGACCCGCGAGATACAGCAGCACATCGAAGAGATCTACCAGGTGGAAGTCTCGCCGACGCTTGTTTCGACAGTCACCGATGCGGTCATTGATGAAGTAAAAGCGTGGCAGAACCGGCAGCTTGACGAGGTCTACCCGATCCTTTACCTGGACGCTCTTCAGTTCAAGGTTCGAGACCAGGGCCACGTTCGAAACAAGGCCGTTTATCTGGCGATCGGTGTCAACATGGACGGATTGAAGGAAGTGCTGGGCATGTGGATAGCTCAGAGTGAGGGGGCAAAGTTCTGGCTTTCGGTCGTCACCGAACTCAAGAACCGCGGCGTTAATGACATCATTATCGCCTGTGTTGACGGGCTCAAAGGCTTTCCCGAAGCGATCGAGACCGTGTTTCCGAAAGCTGAGGTACAGTTGTGCATCGTCCACATGGTACGCCATTCGCTCAATTACGTCGGCTGGAAGGAGCGTAAAGAAGTGGCCCGGGACCTTAAAACGATCTATAGCTCGGCGACTGACGCAGAGGCCGAACAGCGGCTCGACGAATTTGCCGACAAGTGGGATGCCCGCTTTCCGACGATCTCTCGAAGCTGGCGCTCGAACTGGACCCGCATAATCCCATTTTTTGCCTATCCGCCGGAGATCAGACGCGTGATCTATACGACCAACGCCATCGAGTCGCTCAATATGACGCTTCGCAAAGTGACAAAGGCCCGCGGATCATTTCCAAATGACGAGGCCGTGCAAAAACTGCTCTATCTCGCTCTGCGAAATATCACAAAAAAATGGACCATGCCGATCCGCGATTGGAAGGCCGCCCTCAGCCGGTTCGCTATCGTCTACGAAGACCGGCTGCCACAGAGTTGA